The Castor canadensis chromosome 8, mCasCan1.hap1v2, whole genome shotgun sequence genome contains a region encoding:
- the Sox4 gene encoding transcription factor SOX-4 — protein MVQQTNNADNTEALLAGESSDSGAGLELGIASSPTPGSTASTGGKADDPSWCKTPSGHIKRPMNAFMVWSQIERRKIMEQSPDMHNAEISKRLGKRWKLLKDSDKIPFIREAERLRLKHMADYPDYKYRPRKKVKSGNANSGSSAAASSKPGEKGDKVGGSGGGGHGGGGGGGSSSAGGGGSGASGGSANSKPAQKKSCGSKVAGGAGGGVSKPHAKLILAGGGGGGGGGGKAAAASLAAEQAGAAALLPLGAAAAADHHSLYKVRTPSATGSASTAASALAAPGKHLAEKKVKRVYLFGGLGTSASPVGGLGAGADPSDPLGLYEEGGAGCSPDGPSLSGRSSAASSPAAGRSPADHRGYASLRAASPAPSSAPSHASSSASSHSSSSSSSGSSSSDDEFEDDLLDLNPSSNFESMSLGSFSSSSALDRDLDFNFEPGSGSHFEFPDYCTPEVSEMISGDWLESSISNLVFTY, from the coding sequence CTGCTGGCCGGAGAGAGCTCGGACTCGGGCGCCGGCCTCGAGCTGGGCATCGCCTCTTCCCCCACGCCCGGCTCCACCGCCTCCACGGGCGGCAAGGCCGACGACCCGAGCTGGTGCAAGACGCCGAGCGGGCACATCAAGCGGCCCATGAATGCCTTCATGGTGTGGTCGCAGATCGAGCGACGCAAGATCATGGAGCAGTCGCCCGACATGCACAACGCCGAGATCTCCAAGCGGCTGGGCAAACGCTGGAAGCTGCTCAAAGACAGCGACAAGATCCCTTTCATTCGGGAGGCGGAGCGGCTGCGCCTCAAGCACATGGCTGACTACCCCGACTACAAGTACCGGCCGAGGAAGAAGGTGAAGTCCGGTAACGCCAACTCCGGCTCCTCGGCCGCCGCCTCCTCCAAACCCGGGGAGAAGGGAGACAAGGTCGGTGGCAGCGGCGGGGGCGGCCATGggggcggcggcggtggcgggaGCAGCAGCGCGGGGGGAGGAGGCAGCGGCGCGAGCGGCGGCAGCGCCAACTCCAAACCCGCGCAGAAAAAGAGCTGCGGCTCCAAAGTGGCGGGCGGCGCGGGCGGCGGGGTCAGCAAACCGCACGCCAAGCTCATCctggcgggcggcggcggcggcggcggtggcggcgggaAAGCCGCGGCCGCCTCCCTCGCGGCCGAGCAGGCAGGGGCCGCCGCCCTGCTGCCCCTGGGCGCCGCCGCGGCCGCTGATCACCACTCACTGTACAAGGTGCGGACTCCCAGCGCCACGGGCTCGGCCTCCACGGCGGCCTCGGCGCTCGCCGCCCCCGGCAAGCACCTGGCCGAGAAGAAGGTGAAGCGCGTCTACCTGTTCGGCGGCCTGGGCACGTCCGCGTCGCCCGTGGGCGGCCTGGGCGCGGGCGCCGACCCCAGCGACCCCCTGGGCCTGTACGAGGAGGGGGGCGCGGGCTGCTCGCCCGACGGGCCGAGCCTGAGCGGCCGCAGCAGCGCCGCCTCGTCGCCCGCCGCCGGCCGCTCGCCCGCCGACCACCGCGGCTACGCCAGCCTGCGCGCCGCCTCGCCCGCCCCGTCCAGCGCGCCCTCGCACGCATCCTCGTCGGCCTCCTCGCACTCGTCGTCCTCCTCGTCCTCGGGCTCCTCGTCCTCCGACGACGAGTTCGAGGACGACCTGCTCGACCTGAACCCCAGCTCAAACTTTGAGAGCATGTCCCTGGGCAGCTTCAGCTCGTCGTCGGCGCTGGACCGGGACCTGGATTTTAACTTCGAGCCCGGCTCTGGCTCGCACTTCGAGTTCCCGGACTACTGCACGCCTGAGGTGAGCGAGATGATCTCGGGAGACTGGCTCGAGTCCAGCATCTCCAATCTAGTCTTCACCTACTGA